AGGACCGTGTTCAGCGCACCCTCGGCGAACGTCCCGAGGTGATCGCCCCACCCGTTCACGATCCGGGAACGGAACCCGTCTTGGGCGGGGCAGGCACGTCACCGGGGATGACCGTCCCGAGCGTCTGCCGGTACGCCTCCTGCCACAGCCCGGCGGCCTGGATCTTCTCCAGCCAGGCGTTGACGAACTGCTTGAACGTGTCGTCGCCGTGGTGGATGCCGATGCCGTACGGGTCCTGCCCGAACGTGCCGGTGTTGATCTGCACCTTGTCGTTGGTTTGTGCGTTGCCGGCCAGCTGCGTCAGATCGTTGACGTACACGTCGCCGCGGCCCTGCTCCAGTGCGGTCACGCACTCGGCGTTGGTGCCCAGCGTGACCATTTCGGCGGGCTGGTACTGCTGGGCCAGCGTCATCCCGGTCGAGTTCGTCACGGCCAGCACCCGCTTGCCCTTCAGGTCCTGCGGTTTGGTGACGGCCGAGTCGCCCTTGCGCGCCATGATCGCCGGCCCGGACATGAAGTACGGTCCGGCGAAGGACACCTTCTCGGCTCGCGCCGGCGTGATCGAGTAGGTGTGCAGGACCACGTCGACGGTGTTGTTCTGCAGCAACGCCTCGCGGATCTGCGACGTCGAATTGACGATCTTCACGTTCGGCCTGCCCAGGATGTACTTCGCGAGCAGCCTGCCGAGGATCGCGTCGAACCCCTCGGTCTGACCGGTCGTCGGGTTCTGCTGGGACAGCAGCGGCGTGTCCAGCTGGCTGCCGATGAGGATCTGCCCGCGTTGTTTGATCGCCTGCGCGGTCGGGCTGGTCGCGAGATCGGCGTCGGACGCGACTGGGGCCCGGTCGAGGAGGTTCTGCTCCTGACCGCCGCCTCCCGCGGGCGGTACCGCGCCGCCACTGGAGCTGCAGGCGGTGGCCGCGCTCAGCGCTATCGCGGTGAGCAGGGCGGCGAGGCGCCGTGGTCGTGCTGGTGCCGTCATGGTGTGCGAAGTCCCTCCTGGATGTGGAGCCGGTCGCCGCTATCTACTCTTAGTAATGCAACTACCACCCGATTGGGTGGAAGTAGTTCACGACCTACGGCGCAGGATTGTGCAGGTCCAACGGCTGCGTCAAGTCCTCGTGAGGTGAACTCGGTCCTGGGCGGGACATTCACCCAGGCGGTGTCACAACGCTGTCCCGCTTTCCGGACGGCGAGGTTGACACCGGGCAGCTCCCTTCCGCGGGGCGCCGGCAGGGTGACTCTCGTCTCTCACCCAGTGGGGCTGTTGGTGATATTTCATCCACCTCCGCGGCGGCAAACTTCGTGGTGAGAGCTTTTTGCCCGCTTCCTTTTCGTCTCCGCAGCCGATAGCCTCTACCCCCGATCGGGTGGGCTCGCGTTAACCATTCACGTTCTGGTTCCGAGGCCGTGTAGCCCGAGAGCGGAAACGCGGAAACTGGACAGCTCGAACCGGGAAGGAAGTCCTCGGTGCCCCAGCCCACGAGCGGGGAGCGCGGTCGCAAGGCAGTGTCCCCGGCGGAGTCGCCTGTCGCACAGAGTGACGAAAGCAGTGCGCAGGACAACGCGATCGGAGCATCGACCGGCGGTGAGCGCACCCGCCGGGTCCGCGGTCTCGCCAACTGGCGCGTCAGTGCCAAGATCGCCGCGGTGGTCGCCGTCCCGACGGCGGCCGCGCTGTCGCTGGCCGGCCTGCGCGTGTACGACAGCTTCGCGACGATGACCGTCTACCAGCACGCCGAGCAGCGGATCGAACTCGGCCGGAAAGTTGCGGCCGAGGTGGACGCGCTGCAGCGCGAGCGGGACGCGATGTCGGCCTGGATCGCCTCCGGCCGCCCCGGCGGCCGGGCCGAGCTCGACGGCGCGATCAGCACCGCGGAGAGGGCGGCCGAAACCGTGCGCGGTGCGGTCAAGGAGGTCGTCGCGATCAGCGACGAGGCCACCTCCGCGCGCTACCAGCAGGGCCTGGCGCGGCTCGACGGGCTGAGCCAGCTGCGGTCCTCGGCCGGTGCCACGGACTTCCCGAGCCTGGCCGCCCAGGCCGGGTACACCGGGGTGATCGACGCGCTCCAGCTGATTGCCGACGAGTTCGACGCCGACGTCACCGACCAGGGCCTGCAAGACCGCCACGCGGCGCTCGGGTTCCTCGCCGACGCCAAGGAGTACTCCGCCCAGCAGAACTCCTACCTGCGCAGCGCCGCGATCCGCGGCAAGTTCGACCCCGCGGAGCTGAAGAACCTGACCACGGCGCAGTCGAACCTGGTCGCCGCAATCGACCGGTTCAACGCCGTCGCGACGCCGCAGGCCCAGTTGGACTACTCCACGAGCCTGTCCGGTCCGCAGGTCTCGGAGCGGTTCACGTTGCAGCAGCTGGCGTTGCTGCGCGCCCAGGTGAACCCACCGCTGCCGCTGGCCGTCGACCCGGCGGCGGTGGCGCGGTCCTCGTCCGAGACGCTCGGCCTGATCAGCCAGGTCCAGAACCGGTTGCTGGACGACGCCGCCGCCTACACCGAAGGGCTCATCGGTGACCAGCAGCGGAACCTGCTGATCACGGTCGCGACTATCCTCGCCGGGCTGCTGATCGTGCTGGCGCTGATGTACGTCGTGGCGCGTTCCCTGATCCGTCCGCTGCGCACGTTGCGCACCACGGCCCTGCAGGTCGCCGAGGTGCACCTGCCGGAGGCGGTGGAGCGGATCATGCACGACGCCGACCCGGCGGCCGCCGCGAAGGCGATCGAGCCGGTTCCGGTGGACACGACCGAGGAGATCGGGCAGGTGGCGCGCTCCTTCGAGGTGGTGCACGGGGAGGCGGTCCGCCTCGCCGCCGAGCAGGCCCTGCTGCGCGAGAACGTCAACGGCATCTTCGTCAACCTCTCCCGCCGGTCGCAGCGCCTGGTGGAACGCCAGCTCGCGGTGATCGACCTGCTCGAGGCCGACGAGCAGGACCCGGACCACCTGGCGAGCCTGTTCGAACTGGACCACCTGGCGACCCGCCTGCGCCGCAACGGCGAGAGCCTACTGGTGCTCTCCGGCGCGGGGTTGAGCAAATCGATGCCGAAGCCGGTGTCCGCCGCGGACGTCATCGGTGCCGCGGTGTCCGAGATCGAGCAGTACGCCCGGGTCGACGTCGGCGAGATCCCCGACGTCGCGGTCCGCGGTCCCTCGGTGCACGACCTGGTGCACCTGCTCGCCGAACTGCTCGACAACGCCACTTATTTCTCCGAACCGGAGACGAAGGTCAGCGTGCGGGCGGTGGTGACGCGCAAGAAGGCGCTCGCTATCCAGATCACCGACCGCGGGGTCGGTATGTCGTCCGACCAGGTCGCCGAGGCCAACAAGCGTCTCGCGGACCCGCCGGACCTGGACGTCTCGGTGACCCGGCGGATGGGGCTGTACGTGGTCGCGCGACTGGCCCAGCGGCACGGGATCGAGGTGCGCCTGCGGGAGAACGAGGACATCGACGGCGGTGTGATCGCGCGGGTCGTCGTGCCGCCGGACCTGCTCGGCCCCGTTGCGCGTGAGCCGTTGCCGCGCGCCGGCGAAGTCTCCTCGCCCAGCCTGCCGCCGGTCCCGGCCCAGCGCACGCCGGCCCACGTGAGGCGCCGCGAGGCCGCGCAGGACCAGGCGCAGCCCGCTGCGCTGCCGCCGCTCGACGAGCCGATCAGCCTCGACGATCTGGTGGCCGGCTCGTCCGACGCCGCGTACCTCAGCGTGGGGAAACCGGGCACCGGGCAGCCGGAGCAGCCGGAGCAGTTCTCCGCCCTCACACTGCCCCGGCGCGAGCCGCAGTACGTGCCGGTGACCGAGCAGCCGGTGGAGCAGCCGTCGCCGGCGGACGACGGCATCTTCGACGACGACGTGCCCACCAAGCGGCTGCCGATCTACCAGTCGGTTGTGTCGAGGTGGTTCAGTGCGGAGGGCGAGGACCCCGGCTCCGTGACCGGCAACCTCGACGAAGAGCCCGCGCCGGCAACCGAGGCCGCCCCGCAGGCCGAGGACAAAAGCGGGGATCTTTGGCACAGTGTGTCCGACGAAGGCTGGCGTGCGGCGCAGTCCCTGCTGGAGTCCCGGGAGGAGGAGATCACTCCGGCCGGGCTTCCGAAGCGGGTGCCGAACGCTCATCTCGTCCCCGGCTCGATCCCGGCGGGCGAGACCGGCGCCTTCACCGACACGACCGCCGGCACGCCGGGGCAGGGCGCACTGGCCCGCTCCGCCGAGGCGGCGCGGGAACGGATGGCGGCCTTCCAGCGCGGCTACGTCAGCGGCAGGCACGCGCTGCGAGAGATCACCCCGGGACGCCGCGAACAGGGCGAACCGGTGAGTGGCGGGGAATCCGCCCCGCCGGACGAGGCAGTGAGGAGCGAAGAGTGACACGGGCGGGATCGCTACAGCCGGAAGGCTCGACGCCGCAGGCGCCGCGGAACGGTTTCGCGTGGCTGATCACGGACTTCGTGCACCGC
The sequence above is a segment of the Amycolatopsis viridis genome. Coding sequences within it:
- a CDS encoding glutamate ABC transporter substrate-binding protein, producing the protein MTAPARPRRLAALLTAIALSAATACSSSGGAVPPAGGGGQEQNLLDRAPVASDADLATSPTAQAIKQRGQILIGSQLDTPLLSQQNPTTGQTEGFDAILGRLLAKYILGRPNVKIVNSTSQIREALLQNNTVDVVLHTYSITPARAEKVSFAGPYFMSGPAIMARKGDSAVTKPQDLKGKRVLAVTNSTGMTLAQQYQPAEMVTLGTNAECVTALEQGRGDVYVNDLTQLAGNAQTNDKVQINTGTFGQDPYGIGIHHGDDTFKQFVNAWLEKIQAAGLWQEAYRQTLGTVIPGDVPAPPKTGSVPGS
- a CDS encoding sensor histidine kinase, whose translation is MPQPTSGERGRKAVSPAESPVAQSDESSAQDNAIGASTGGERTRRVRGLANWRVSAKIAAVVAVPTAAALSLAGLRVYDSFATMTVYQHAEQRIELGRKVAAEVDALQRERDAMSAWIASGRPGGRAELDGAISTAERAAETVRGAVKEVVAISDEATSARYQQGLARLDGLSQLRSSAGATDFPSLAAQAGYTGVIDALQLIADEFDADVTDQGLQDRHAALGFLADAKEYSAQQNSYLRSAAIRGKFDPAELKNLTTAQSNLVAAIDRFNAVATPQAQLDYSTSLSGPQVSERFTLQQLALLRAQVNPPLPLAVDPAAVARSSSETLGLISQVQNRLLDDAAAYTEGLIGDQQRNLLITVATILAGLLIVLALMYVVARSLIRPLRTLRTTALQVAEVHLPEAVERIMHDADPAAAAKAIEPVPVDTTEEIGQVARSFEVVHGEAVRLAAEQALLRENVNGIFVNLSRRSQRLVERQLAVIDLLEADEQDPDHLASLFELDHLATRLRRNGESLLVLSGAGLSKSMPKPVSAADVIGAAVSEIEQYARVDVGEIPDVAVRGPSVHDLVHLLAELLDNATYFSEPETKVSVRAVVTRKKALAIQITDRGVGMSSDQVAEANKRLADPPDLDVSVTRRMGLYVVARLAQRHGIEVRLRENEDIDGGVIARVVVPPDLLGPVAREPLPRAGEVSSPSLPPVPAQRTPAHVRRREAAQDQAQPAALPPLDEPISLDDLVAGSSDAAYLSVGKPGTGQPEQPEQFSALTLPRREPQYVPVTEQPVEQPSPADDGIFDDDVPTKRLPIYQSVVSRWFSAEGEDPGSVTGNLDEEPAPATEAAPQAEDKSGDLWHSVSDEGWRAAQSLLESREEEITPAGLPKRVPNAHLVPGSIPAGETGAFTDTTAGTPGQGALARSAEAARERMAAFQRGYVSGRHALREITPGRREQGEPVSGGESAPPDEAVRSEE